The genomic window CGCTGCCCTTCCCTGTCGACCCTCCCTCCTCTGTGTGTCCCCCAGACCCACCTGGGGGCAGATACCAGGGGTCCAGCTCGGGCGGCACCTCTGCGACAAGGCGCGGCATGGCTCCGCAGTTAGATTCGGACAGCTCCCCCTGAACGCGGAGGGCCTCGGCCAGCTCCGCTGTCATGGGCCGAGGGGCCCGGAAGTGGGTCTTGAGGGGAGCCACGTTGTTGAATCGAACTCCAGACAGGCACCCCGAAAACCCCGGGGTGTTGTAGCGCTGGATCTCTGGGTCGATGACGCCGGTctctgagggagaggcaggcccagagggagaggggctgggcccCCCCAGCCTTGCCCCACTCACCACCAGCGGGTTTCCGGCCCCTCCTTACTGCTGCCTTCGCAGCCGCCCCGGCTCCCTCATCATCCAGGCCTCCCTTGCGCCTCCACCCCTCTGCTCCTTGCCCCAAACACGCTGGCACCCTCAGCTCACCCATAACACGCCCCAAATACAAGGCCTTGGGTGAGTCCAGCTGGCTGTCCACCAACAGCGAAAACTTCTGCTCCGTCAGTGGGAAGTAGTCCacctgaggggcaggggagaggtgcggagggagggagaagcagaggctgaCCAAGCCAGGCCCACACGGGGACTCCCGTGCTCCTGGGGAGCCCTCGCTCAGCCGCAGGTGGACAGCCATCCACTGAAGGATTCGCTGTGAACAATCCGGCAGCCTCGTTCTGAGCCCTGTCGTGGCAGCTGCCGGTGGCCTGCCTCGGTGGGGAACCCCGAGACGCCCCGAGCCTGTTCCCTGCCTTACGGAACAGACATGAGAACATCCACCTCCCCAGATGACCTCCCAGAACAACACGCAAGACCCATGAGACTCCTCTGTAAACTGGGAGGCACTCTCCCTGTGCTATTGGACACGTCCCTGGGGCCACTGCCTGGGTGCGTCCTGAGGGGGTCCCTGTCCCTCCACGCACCTGGATGAAGAGGTTGCGGTAGACGCGGGTGATGTTGACGCTGTGCGGCTGGCCGTCCGTGACCGGCCTCGTGGTCAGCTGGTACACGTAGGGGCTGGTGCCCAGCTGGTACCGCAGCTGCAGGGTCCctgtgggatgggggtggggcagggggagaaagggCGTGTCCACTCAGTACCCGCAGCCCCCTCTTGGGAGAGCTccgggttggggggtggggggttgtgtcAGTGGACCAGCAGCTGCGACAGTGAAGGGCACCCTGCAGGAAGCTGGGGCTGGGTCCCTGTGGGACCTTACCATCTTCCTTGATGAGCACAGCCATGTAGTCACGCACGAAGGAGCTGACATAGAGCAGGACCGCGGGGGCGGAGTCCGTGCTGAAGCTGAAGGACACCTCCTCTCCAGTGACATTGTAGACTGGCCCTCGGTACCCGGGCACCGGCCGGCCAGGCCGGGGGTACTCAGGCAGACGGTACCCGGGCCCGTGGTAGCCGGGCACGTAGCCTGGAGTGTCATAGCCAGGGACATAACCCGGCTCATAGCCTGGCACCGGGCGGCTCAGCATGTGTGAGAACTCCCGGGCTGCCGAGCGCAGAGCCGACTGCAGGTTGTAGCGCATCCAGGTGCCCGGCTCGAAGAATCCGCCGATATCTGAGGGCACATGGAGGGGGATCAGCACTGCTGCTCCTGGCTTCAGACATTGTAGGTCACCCACCCACCCTGGACCTCCGCCTCATGTCCTGCCACTATCACAGCCTGCCTTCACTCACTGTCAGGTCCCCTGGAGCCTCTAGGTCCCAGAATGGAGTCTTAAAACcatgagaaatggaaaagatcATCCAATACGACCTGTGCCTTTTACAGATGGAGGAAACCGAGTCTCAGAAGTGGCTAGTGACTTCTATAAGGATATGCCGTATGCAGGGAGCTATGGTTAGAATCAAGGTatcatggggatgcctgggtggctcagtcaattaagcatctgcttggggctcaggtcatgctcccagggtcccgagatggagcctgtgtcgggctccctgctcagtagggagtctgtttctccctctgcccctccccttgctcgtgctccctctctctcgcaaataaatagaatctaaaaaaaaaaagaatcgaagTATCATGGTCCTCTCTGGTACACTCTCCACTACTCACCCCCAAACCAATACCCAAGGTCCTCTGCTGGTCCCTGCATCCCTGCAAGTCCCTGCTCCAGGAGACTTCTCCCACCATGAACGCTCCTGCACGTGCATCCTCCTAGACCAGCCTTAGGAAGGATGTGGTCTGGGTGCACGTGCAGAATCTTGCTAAGGTGAATGTCAAGGCTTGCCTTCACCGAGAACCAGGCTGTAGACACCTGTTTAGGAGCTCAGCGATTATCAACTAGGAAATGGCATGGGAGCAGACTGCACCACCTGAGCTGGGTATGCTTGCAAGGGTGGGGAACCTGTGATATCTTGGTGACAGTGGGAAGATGGGGAAGTTATCTGGCAGTTGCTTTTGAGTTCTTTCAGTACCAGCCAGCTGCACCATCCCCTCCTCACCTCTCTATGGCTTGGTGTCGCCCATCATCTTCAGCAGTCCTGGCTCAGAGATGGTCCCAGCTCAGAGCTCAGGAAGCCAGGACAACTCTAGTTTTCCCTGGTGCTGACTCTGCACCCACCATCCTTCCCTTGTCCTCCCAATACCCCTCTGCGCCCTGTGGCTCCTGGGTCTCCCATCTGCACTGACCGTGGTTGCAGTATGGCCCATCAAACGCCGTGAGGTCACAGTCACACGTGTAGTAGCTGTAGCGCTCCACACAGCGGCCTCCGTGGAAACAGGGGAACCGGGGGTGGGCGCAATGGCCTGTGCAGTTGGGTGAGGTACCCTCCGAGGCATTGGCACGGCCCTCCAGGTTCAGAGTTACTCCATTCAGACGCATCGCCCTCAGGCAACCCACGAAGGGGCGCCTCTTTAGCTCTGCAGATCCTGGGAAGGGCGGGCAGGTCAAGAAATGGGTGtagagccagaggcaggggtaAGTATTGGGGCTGGGAAGGGAGCCAAGGGGGGGTGAGAGCATGGAATAAAATCCATGGCCTAGACAGGAGAGGTGAGCTCTTGGCCCACTCCGCAGCAGAGGGTGTTGGGACCTCAGACACGTgagagggtgggaaggggcaggaggccTCAGACCCGGCGCAGGGTGGCTGCTCACCGACGTAAAGGGGCTGGTCGTACTCCAGCCAGATGTAGGTCTGCAGGGGCATGGGCCGCAGCACCCAGGGCCGGTGGTCCACACGGAGCCGGGCCTGCTTCACGTTGATTTCTGCCCGGACCAAGTGCCACTCATCGTCGTTGAATTCAAAGTCATCCGAGTGTACTGTCAGGTTCTCATCCCCATTCCCCACATCGAAGGCAAAGACCACGTCCCGGGAGGCTGGACAACGCAGGGGTCGGGGAGAAAGGAGTCAGACCCCACGGGTTCCTCACTCCATACCACCTCTCCTCCTCACTCCTCGGAGTTCCTTGAACGTCCCTCTAGTTTTCCTCAACCTGGGACAAAAACCCATAAACTCCTTAAAACCTTGCACTCCTGGTCTCTCCCAAATTTGCAGATCCCCGGAGGCAAGCCTCCCAGCCCCACTGCTGAGGTTAGAACTGGTCAGGCAGAAAACACCTCAGGAGTCCAAGTGCCTTCTCGAAGGTGAGGGGCCTGAGGCCCAGATCGCTGAAGCGAGTGCCCAAGTTCACAAAGCTGCTACCAAGACAGACCCGGCTCTAGAACCTACCGTTCTCTAAAGCCCTTTCCGTGCTGGCACCTGCCTTTGTCTCTTCCCCTAACCTCTGCctaccccacctccccccagagATCTCCGTCCAGCCCATGTCCCTCCCAGTGTCTGCCTGCTCACTGTTGAGTTCCACCCGCACGTAAGGCCGGCGCCACTGGCAGTAAGGGCCCCCCATATTCTCTAGGAAGACTCCCGAGGGAGCCGAGGTCCTGAAGTAGAAGGAGACATCAAGGCTGTGGTTGGCACGGATCGGGGGAAAGCGCAGGGCAGCCCCAGTGTGGAAGGAGATGGTGTTCCAGGAGTTTCCTGCAAAACCAGGAGGAAAGCCTGGTCAGGGAGGTCAGAGGGTGGAGAAATAAGGGAGCCcccggtggggtgggggaagatggGGCAAGGAGAATGGTTAAAGGGGTCCCATCCCGGCAGGAGCTGGGTGGCTGGCAGGACGTCCTAGAGACCTGCAGTGGGTCAGGTGGTCTAAATTTCGGAAACTGGAGAGCCAACCCTGGGGAGGGCACACAAAAGGGTTCCGCCACTCACGATCGCCATAGCAGCGCAGAGGCCTCAGGAAGAACTGGGCCTCGGAATTGGAGCGGTTCgtgtcccccaccaccacctgagTGACGGGCAAATGGTCCACAAAGGTCAGCAGTCCCTTGTCGGTTCTCCTGTGGGGGCAGGACGCAGCGGTTCAGCCCCTGCCGCTCCGCTGCCCCTGGAATCCTGAGCGCCCTGGCCCTCGGCCCCTCACCACTGGGGTTGGTCGGCATCACAGTTACAGTGCAGAGCGGGGTCCACGCAGCTCCGGTCCAGACCACAGGCACAGCGCTGGATTCCAGGCTGTGAGCCTCCCCAGTAGAAGTGCTGCTCCTCATTTCTCCCAATCCAGAAGCTGTAGGGGTAGCCTCCTGGGGAAGACGTGGAGGCCATTGGCAGGCCCCATCCCTCCATTAGCCCATgggctcctctctcccctttccaACCAGCCCAGATCCTTGCTCGAGTGTTCAAGaactcctgctgacctctctggttccctcctcccaaacccctcaccccaccccaccaaccAGGGTGCTCCTCCAGCTCTGCACCCTGCCCACGGCAGCCTAGGCCCTTACCAGCAGTGTTGAGCAGCCGGGAATTGTAGCAGGAGAACTCGATCCACTGTTCACAGTGCTGGGAAGCATTGGCCAGGGCACTGACTTCCTCCCAGGAGGCATTCCAATACTGGATGGCCCCCAGGAACGGCCGCTCCATGCTAGAACCTGTCACCCGAGTTGTCCACAGCCTGTCATGCCGCACAACTGTCCATGCCCGGTTCTCTGGGGAAGTGGAAGAGACAGAGTTTTGGCTCGAGATGGCCATTCTCTACCCATCTCCCTGCCCATGTCCACCACCACTGCTGCTCCTCAGAGCCAATAAAGTTGCCCAAGCAGCTCCGTTCCAGCCTAGCTCTGGGCCCTCAACATTGTTGAGGCTAGATATGATGGCTGGACTGGATCAGGAAGCTAGAATTTATCTGCAAGGCTAGATTACAAATTCCTGAGTGTCCCCTTTCCCCTCTACCCCTTTACCCCCCAACACCACGGTTCAGTCTGGCTAGCCCCTGCCCCCCCTTCAGTCCCCTgtttcccccacaccccctcacAGCCTTGTCAGCTGCCCCTTCACCACCCATCAGAGTCACTTACCTCGGATATCACAGTACACTACAAATGGCTTCAGAGGGCCACTGCCATCAGGATCAATGGTGAAGTTTCCAGAAGTTTTCCCACTGAGCCGATAAGCTTCACAAGATTCCTTATACAGAGCTGGTAGGTTGTGGGGTGGAGAAAGCAGTTATGGGGTCAGAGGGCGAGGAAAGGCCAGTCCTACCGGCTCCAGCAGCCTCATGATCCCCAGCAACCTCCAGGCCTCCCTGCCCCTGAGCGGCCACCTCCCCCAGGCGGCTTACGTTGGTGACACGTCTCCCCCTTGTAGCCTGTCAGTTCACAGTAGCAGATGAAGTCATCCCAGGACTGGTAGCAGCGTCCATCATGCTCACACATGTTAGGGCTACACCTAGAGAAGAGGGTCAGCACCAAGGGAAGGCGCCTTACTGTGAGCGTGGGGTCTGATCCCTACAGGCTTCACTTCCGGCTCCTGAGAGCACCAGGACCGCGAGGAACAAGCCAGGTTTACGTCTAAGTGCTAGCACATTAAGGCAGGCCTCAGGGCTCAAGGACTACTGTGTAcccgccctctccctctcccccacccaacaCAGAAGAAAACCCTTTAGGACCAAGAGCAGAGGCTTCGTTTCCATTCTGCGCGCGTGTCACTTTAATGGAAGAGCTAAGTAAAGAAGGACGAGAGGGTGACACTCTCCAGGTGGGACACGGAGGAGCTGGGAGCGGGAGGGGGGAGATTATTGAGAAAGGCCAATCCCATCAGGAGACCACCAAAGAGGGCTTTGGAGGGGTCGCCTCTTGAAGGGAAAGGGGCTTCTGGATACCTATCAGTGATGCCACATGTGTCAAAGAGGACCTCAGCATAGTATCCGAGCCGCCGGCCCTCCACCAGAGTCAGGTTGACCAGCTGGCCGTCCACCTTGAGCAGCTCCATGCAGCCATGGAACGCCGTCTGGTTGGAGTGGCAGCCCGATCGACTGGCTGGTTTGGGACAACCTGGAGCAACCACCCCTGTGAGGCCCTCCCCAGGGGAGACCCCAGAGACCCTCCCCCAGGGAGATGCCAAAGGAAAGCCAgacatgaaggaaggaagggggccaAGAGACCATGGCAGTGACCTTCCAGTCCCCAAGGctccagaggggagatggggatTTATCCCTACCAAACTCTCCAGGCAGCCCCATCTGAGGGGAGTTTGGTGGTGCCTTCCCACCCAGAGACAGGGGTCTGGCCAGGTTGGCTCCCACTTACCCCCAAAGAAGTATGAGGTGCCGGTGCGGATCAGCAGTGGGTATGAGACCCTGACCTCTGCCCCCTCCACATCATCGATGCTGATGACGGCATGGTTCTCCTGGGCTGCAAAGTTCACCTCGTGCCAAAAGCCATCGTTCAGGCGGTACCCTGGGCAGGAAGAAAGGATGGAGTGGGTGTGTGGGAAACACCACATTCTGAGAGAAGAGTGTCTGCAGCCTGGAGGCAGCGACCTCATTCGGTCCTATGTGCCCTCCATTAcactacatatatatgtgtgtatgtgtgtatgatatacaatatacaaaacaCATCAcatattaaacatataaatagtatataaaacatggggtgcctgggtggctcagtgagttaagcttctgccttcggctcaggtcctgatctcagggtcctgggatcaagccctgcatcgggctctctgctcagcagggagcctgctttccccctccgtTGCCTGCCtatctccctacttgtgatttctctctgtgtgtcatatggataaataaaatctttttaaaataaataaataaataagtggtatataatatataagaaagatttatttatttgagaga from Mustela nigripes isolate SB6536 chromosome 16, MUSNIG.SB6536, whole genome shotgun sequence includes these protein-coding regions:
- the CNTNAP1 gene encoding contactin-associated protein 1, which gives rise to MCLRLLCILLAAVSGARGWGYYGCDEELVGPLYARSLGASSYYGLFTAPRFARLHGISGWSPRIGDPNPWLQIDLMKKHRIRAVATQGSFNSWDWVTRYMLLYGDRVDSWTPFYQQGHNATFFGNVNESAIVRHDLHYHFTARYIRIVPLAWNPRGKIGLRLGLYGCPYKSDVLYFDGDDAISYRFPRGVSRSLWDVFAFSFKTEEKDGLLLHAEGVQGDYVTLELQGAHLLLHMSLGSSPIQPRPGHTTVSAGGVLNDQHWHYVRVDRFGRDANLTLDGYVQRFVLNGDFERLNLDNEMYIGGLVGAAQKNLAYRHNFRGCIENIIFNRVNIADLAVRRHSRITFEGKVAFRCLDPVPHPVNFGGPHNFVQVPGFPRRGRFAVSFRFRTWDLTGLLLFSRLGDGLGHVELMLSEGQVNVSIAQTGRKKLQFAAGYRLNDGFWHEVNFAAQENHAVISIDDVEGAEVRVSYPLLIRTGTSYFFGGCPKPASRSGCHSNQTAFHGCMELLKVDGQLVNLTLVEGRRLGYYAEVLFDTCGITDRCSPNMCEHDGRCYQSWDDFICYCELTGYKGETCHQPLYKESCEAYRLSGKTSGNFTIDPDGSGPLKPFVVYCDIRENRAWTVVRHDRLWTTRVTGSSMERPFLGAIQYWNASWEEVSALANASQHCEQWIEFSCYNSRLLNTAGGYPYSFWIGRNEEQHFYWGGSQPGIQRCACGLDRSCVDPALHCNCDADQPQWRTDKGLLTFVDHLPVTQVVVGDTNRSNSEAQFFLRPLRCYGDRNSWNTISFHTGAALRFPPIRANHSLDVSFYFRTSAPSGVFLENMGGPYCQWRRPYVRVELNTSRDVVFAFDVGNGDENLTVHSDDFEFNDDEWHLVRAEINVKQARLRVDHRPWVLRPMPLQTYIWLEYDQPLYVGSAELKRRPFVGCLRAMRLNGVTLNLEGRANASEGTSPNCTGHCAHPRFPCFHGGRCVERYSYYTCDCDLTAFDGPYCNHDIGGFFEPGTWMRYNLQSALRSAAREFSHMLSRPVPGYEPGYVPGYDTPGYVPGYHGPGYRLPEYPRPGRPVPGYRGPVYNVTGEEVSFSFSTDSAPAVLLYVSSFVRDYMAVLIKEDGTLQLRYQLGTSPYVYQLTTRPVTDGQPHSVNITRVYRNLFIQVDYFPLTEQKFSLLVDSQLDSPKALYLGRVMETGVIDPEIQRYNTPGFSGCLSGVRFNNVAPLKTHFRAPRPMTAELAEALRVQGELSESNCGAMPRLVAEVPPELDPWYLPPDFPYYHDEGWVAILLGFLVAFLLLGLVGMLVLFYLQNHRYKGSYHTNEPKATHDYHPGSKPPLPASGTAPVPAPTAASTPAPAPAPTPAPAPAPAPAPAPGPRDQNLPQILEESRSE